In Melanotaenia boesemani isolate fMelBoe1 chromosome 7, fMelBoe1.pri, whole genome shotgun sequence, a single window of DNA contains:
- the elf1 gene encoding ETS-related transcription factor Elf-1, whose product MTTAVQPSELVFEFASNGMDEINQLDDPSVFPAVIVEQVPPADLLQVYSGLESDEVTNGIMVDTTLHVVEGPSILAGGVDLPETTVSGAEDSMETNEAAAALLNMESPNNILDEKRMIHTYSTLLESELTYAPLRPDQMDNVALDMSLDEDTSSMDEIPYKCPSKPQKKNKVRKPRAVRPCSPITTPNLPLRKKSKEGKGNTIYLWEFLLALLQDKNTCPKYIKWTQREKGIFKLVDSKAVSKLWGKHKNKPDMNYETMGRALRYYYQRGILAKVEGQRLVYQFKEMPADLVVIEDEDAGSDANPTYGNQRSTNGRSIVRGGSKGHGKAHSQHQVSAKQMKKEPNDEYLYQEANGGHLLHMMHDHQGSGVQDAAQAMRTISCPTSVSMVLTSSGSLQSVPLTTVLANGDSCHSSPPRVILHTMPSTTAGGKDVLTIQTASLTGGANSLQDGHPQQLLVTSLGSCPISSTSSSCTTPPGVISSATSSFNGLPRLVTINTTSGQTMVAQQPGTVIATVLKSSDLSGLQVKEEMLDPNYFQSIVNGDPSLAAHTFEREEMEAGEAELQYRTVIIDTSQSQDLEAPSETITNGHSSQSSSPSEGLTPVEELEVRGEMSLQPEQGIKSLQELPLSIQLPANFIQIKTEPAEA is encoded by the exons ATGACGACTGCAGTACAACCCAGTGAACTGGTATTTGAATTTGCCAGCAACGGGATGGACGAAATCAATCAG CTGGACGACCCGTCAGTATTCCCAGCAGTGATTGTTGAGCAGGTGCCCCCAGCTGATCTGCTGCAGGTATACTCAGGTCTCGAATCTGACGAGGTGACCAATGGTATCATGGTGGACACCACTCTCCATGTGGTGGAGGGACCATCCATCTTGGCAGGAGGGGTGGACCTCCCAG AAACAACAGTTTCAGGTGCAGAAGACAGCATGGAAACGAacgaagctgcagcagctcttctGAACATGGAGTCTCCAAACAACATTTTAGATGAGAAGCGTATGA TTCACACCTACAGCACTCTGCTGGAGTCAGAGCTGACGTACGCCCCACTGAGGCCTGACCAGATGGACAATGTTGCCCTTGACATGTCGCTAGATGAGGACACCTCGTCCATGGATGAGATTCCTTACAAGTGCCCCTCAAaacctcagaaaaaaaacaaag TGCGAAAGCCCCGGGCGGTGCGTCCCTGCTCTCCTATCACCACCCCTAACCTGCCACTCAGAAAGAAGAGCAAAGAGGGCAAAG GCAACACCATCTACCTGTGGGAATTCCTTCTGGCTTTACTGCAGGATAAAAACACCTGTCCTAAATACATCAAGTGGACACAGCGTGAGAAAGGCATTTTTAAGCTGGTGGACTCCAAGGCTGTTTCAAAGCTGTGgggaaaacacaagaacaagCCTGACATGAACTATGAGACCATGGGGAGagctctcag GTACTACTATCAGAGAGGGATCCTGGCTAAAGTGGAGGGGCAGCGACTGGTCTATCAGTTTAAAGAGATGCCAGCTGATCTGGTGGTGATAGAAGATGAAGACGCAGGCTCTGATGCCAACCCCACCTATGGCAACCAGAGATCTACCAATGGGCGGTCTATAGTGCGTGGAGGTTCTAAAGGGCACGGAAAGGCTCATAGTCAACATCAAGTGTCAGCAAAACAGATGAAGAAAGAACCCAATGATGAATATCTCTACCAGGAAGCTAATGGTGGACACCTCCTTCATATGATGCATGACCACCAAGGATCAGGTGTCCAAGATGCAGCACAAGCTATGAG AACCATTAGCTGTCCAACATCTGTGTCTATGGTGCTGACGTCTTCCGGCTCTCTTCAGTCTGTTCCCCTCACTACTGTTCTGGCCAATGGGGACTCGTGCCACTCCTCCCCTCCTCGGGTTATTCTCCACACCATGCCCTCCACGACAGCAGGTGGTAAAGATGTGCTCACCATCCAGACAGCCTCTCTCACAGGTGGAGCCAACAGCCTGCAGGACGGCCACCCGCAGCAGCTTCTGGTCACCAGTCTGGGCTCCTGTCCCatttcctccacctcctcttcctgcACCACCCCTCCAGGAGTCATTAGTTCCGCCACCTCCAGCTTCAATGGTCTCCCCCGCCTCGTCACCATCAACACCACCAGTGGGCAGACCATGGTGGCGCAGCAGCCTGGCACTGTAATTGCCACTGTGCTGAAATCCAGCGACCTCTCCGGGCTTCAGGTCAAAGAAGAGATGCTGGACCCCAACTACTTTCAGTCAATTGTAAATGGTGATCCATCACTTGCGGCACATACATTTGAAAGAGAAGAGATGGAAGCAGGGGAGGCAGAGCTGCAGTACAGGACTGTGATCATTGATACCAGTCAAAGCCAAGACCTGGAGGCTCCAAGTGAAACTATAACTAATGGACATTCCTCTCAGAGCAGCAGTCCTAGTGAGGGTCTGACCCCTGTGGAGGAGTTGGAGGTGCGTGGGGAGATGTCCCTGCAGCCTGAACAGGGAATCAAAAGCCTGCAGGAGTTGCCACTGTCTATTCAGTTGCCTGCAAACTTTATCCAGATAAAAACTGAGCCTGCAGAGGCCTag